The Verrucomicrobium spinosum DSM 4136 = JCM 18804 genome includes a region encoding these proteins:
- the hflK gene encoding FtsH protease activity modulator HflK has product MTRSNQPPQLPQFPQMPQIKVSLRTLGLGAVGLFLVIGVLTSFYTVPAESVGVVQRFGRYLETSGPGLRFRIPFGVDRVTEVPVQRQLKMEFGFSTGYTTNEYQSSRESEAEKNMVTGDLNAAEVEWVVQYGVTDARAYLFHLRTPEATLRDVAESVMREVVGDRTVDEVLTFGREDIQMEVRKQLVTVVDRLGMGLRVEQVQLTNVRPPRPVQRSFDEVSRAQQEREQLINQANGEYNKVVPRARGEAEQKVSEAEGYAVKRVNEAEGDVARFNALLTQYEKAPEVTRQRIYLETMAEVIPKLGGKIILDDAAKQFLPLMHLQQPQPQVPVPYQQPAPQRQVTQPVR; this is encoded by the coding sequence ATGACTCGATCCAACCAACCTCCCCAGCTGCCGCAGTTCCCGCAGATGCCCCAGATAAAGGTCAGTCTTCGCACCCTTGGTCTTGGGGCGGTAGGGCTGTTCCTCGTGATCGGCGTGCTGACCAGCTTCTACACGGTGCCGGCGGAGTCCGTGGGCGTGGTGCAACGGTTCGGCCGCTACCTGGAAACGAGCGGTCCCGGCCTGCGCTTCCGCATACCCTTCGGCGTCGATCGCGTCACGGAGGTGCCGGTTCAGCGCCAGCTCAAGATGGAGTTTGGTTTTTCCACTGGCTACACCACGAATGAGTACCAGAGCTCCAGGGAGTCCGAGGCGGAGAAGAACATGGTCACGGGTGACCTGAACGCCGCAGAGGTGGAGTGGGTGGTGCAGTACGGTGTGACTGACGCGCGCGCCTACCTCTTCCATCTCCGTACGCCGGAGGCCACCCTTCGTGATGTGGCGGAGAGCGTGATGCGTGAGGTGGTGGGGGATCGCACGGTGGATGAGGTGCTCACCTTCGGACGTGAGGACATCCAGATGGAGGTGCGCAAGCAGCTGGTGACCGTGGTGGACCGCCTGGGCATGGGCCTGCGCGTGGAGCAGGTGCAACTGACCAACGTGCGCCCCCCGCGCCCGGTGCAGCGCTCGTTTGATGAAGTGAGCCGTGCCCAGCAGGAGCGGGAGCAGTTGATCAACCAGGCCAATGGGGAATACAACAAGGTGGTGCCCCGGGCTCGTGGCGAGGCCGAGCAGAAGGTCAGCGAGGCAGAGGGCTACGCCGTGAAACGCGTGAACGAAGCCGAGGGCGACGTCGCCCGCTTCAATGCCCTGCTGACCCAGTATGAAAAGGCTCCTGAGGTGACCCGTCAGCGCATCTACCTGGAAACCATGGCCGAAGTCATTCCCAAGTTGGGCGGCAAGATCATCCTGGATGACGCGGCCAAACAGTTCCTGCCCCTCATGCACCTCCAGCAGCCGCAACCCCAGGTGCCGGTGCCTTACCAGCAGCCCGCTCCCCAGCGTCAGGTCACCCAGCCGGTGCGTTGA
- a CDS encoding DUF7079 family protein — MPTENQILECMPVWEALSELFLDDELSQEDCQRTASVLAGSRYSVKELQEILLHEVYPACALNLICVAGAWGAWGEDWIREHIAPRYNQRPLVHLPAFQWGAIEGPWGVVKTLLSEQRQETICAS; from the coding sequence ATGCCCACGGAGAATCAGATACTCGAGTGCATGCCCGTATGGGAAGCGTTGTCAGAGCTCTTCCTGGATGACGAACTGTCTCAGGAGGATTGCCAACGCACGGCGTCGGTTCTTGCGGGGAGCAGATACAGCGTCAAAGAGCTTCAGGAAATACTCCTGCATGAGGTCTATCCGGCCTGCGCTCTGAATTTGATTTGCGTGGCGGGCGCCTGGGGAGCTTGGGGTGAAGATTGGATTCGGGAGCACATCGCTCCGCGATACAACCAGCGGCCCCTTGTTCATCTTCCAGCTTTCCAATGGGGTGCCATTGAAGGGCCGTGGGGCGTCGTGAAAACCCTGCTGAGCGAGCAACGCCAAGAAACAATTTGCGCCAGTTGA
- the hflC gene encoding protease modulator HflC, whose amino-acid sequence MKASIYLLSLAGAVLLLFLFSVSAYTVGETEQIIITQFGEPVGGAINNRLEKNEAGLHFKAPFIQQVHRFEKRILEWDGPSDSMSTREKLTVVVNAFARWRIADPLRYYQSLRDERSALSRITDIVGSATRGVVAKHDLVEVVRSDKTRKVEVEKLSVQGIAVVTQLPAIQYGRSVLEKEVLAAAAESAKAWGIEILEVQFKRINYNPAVSDKIYDRMTSERMQIAERFRSEGEGEAAKIIGRKEKDLREIESSAYRKVQEIQGEADAKATEIYAQAYNTSTSAAQLYQFVKTLETYKTTLGRDSTLILTTDSDFFKYLKSMNPEGKTEPVVTPAAKPTQAKASPAPAVMPAPAPVPTPAPASAPVPTPVAQ is encoded by the coding sequence ATGAAAGCTTCCATTTACCTCCTGTCCCTGGCAGGTGCCGTGCTGCTGCTCTTTCTCTTCTCCGTCAGCGCCTACACCGTGGGTGAGACCGAGCAAATCATCATCACCCAGTTCGGCGAGCCCGTGGGTGGTGCCATCAACAACCGGCTTGAGAAGAATGAGGCCGGTCTTCACTTCAAGGCACCTTTCATTCAGCAGGTACACCGTTTCGAGAAGCGCATCCTCGAGTGGGACGGTCCTTCTGACTCCATGTCCACCCGTGAGAAGCTCACCGTCGTGGTGAATGCCTTCGCCCGATGGCGCATCGCCGATCCCCTCCGCTACTACCAGAGCCTTCGTGACGAGCGCAGCGCGCTTTCCCGCATCACCGACATCGTCGGCAGCGCCACCCGCGGTGTCGTGGCCAAGCACGACCTTGTAGAGGTGGTGCGCAGCGACAAGACGCGCAAGGTGGAGGTGGAGAAACTCTCGGTGCAGGGCATCGCTGTGGTGACGCAGCTCCCGGCCATCCAGTACGGTCGCTCTGTTCTGGAGAAGGAAGTCCTGGCTGCCGCCGCGGAGAGCGCCAAGGCCTGGGGCATCGAGATCCTGGAGGTGCAGTTCAAGCGCATCAACTACAACCCGGCCGTGAGCGACAAGATCTATGACCGCATGACCTCTGAGCGCATGCAGATTGCCGAACGTTTTCGCTCTGAAGGCGAGGGTGAGGCCGCCAAGATCATTGGTCGCAAGGAGAAGGACCTCCGCGAGATCGAATCCAGCGCCTACCGCAAGGTTCAGGAAATTCAGGGTGAGGCCGACGCCAAAGCCACCGAGATCTACGCCCAGGCTTACAACACCAGCACCTCCGCCGCCCAGCTCTACCAGTTCGTCAAGACCCTGGAGACCTACAAAACCACCCTCGGCCGCGACAGCACCCTCATCCTCACGACGGACAGCGACTTCTTCAAGTACCTGAAGTCCATGAACCCGGAAGGGAAGACGGAACCGGTGGTGACACCCGCAGCGAAGCCAACGCAAGCCAAAGCGTCGCCTGCACCCGCCGTAATGCCAGCACCTGCCCCAGTGCCAACCCCTGCGCCTGCGTCAGCGCCTGTGCCGACTCCGGTGGCGCAGTGA